Proteins from a single region of Brassica napus cultivar Da-Ae unplaced genomic scaffold, Da-Ae ScsIHWf_2673;HRSCAF=3431, whole genome shotgun sequence:
- the LOC125601878 gene encoding photosystem II D2 protein, whose amino-acid sequence MNRRIAMTIALGKFTKDEKDLFDIMDDWLRRDRFVFVGWSGLLLFPCAYFALGGWFTGTTFVTSWYTHGLASSYLEGCNFLTAAVSTPANSLAHSLLLLWGPEAQGDFTRWCQLGGLWAFVALHGAFALIGFMLRQFELARSVQLRPYNAIAFSGPIAVFVSVFLIYPLGQSGWFFAPSFGVAAIFRFILFFQGFHNWTLNPFHMMGVAGVLGAALLCAIHGATVENTLFEDGDGANTFRAFNPTQAEETYSMVTANRFWSQIFGVAFSNKRWLHFFMLFVPVTGLWMSALGVVGLALNLRAYDFVSQEIRAAEDPEFETFYTKNILLNEGIRAWMAAQDQPHENLIFPEEVLPRGNAL is encoded by the coding sequence ATGAATAGGAGGATCGCTATGACTATAGCCCTTGGTAAATTTaccaaagacgaaaaagatttatttgatattatggaTGACTGGTTACGGAGGGACCGCTTCGTTTTTGTAGGTTGGTCTGGTCTATTGCTCTTTCCTTGTGCCTATTTCGCTTTGGGGGGTTGGTTCACAGGTACAACCTTTGTAACTTCATGGTATACTCATGGATTGGCTAGTTCCTATTTAGAAGGTTGCAATTTTTTAACCGCTGCAGTTTCTACTCCTGCTAATAGTTTAGCGCATTCTTTGTTGTTACTGTGGGGTCCTGAAGCACAAGGAGATTTTACTCGTTGGTGTCAATTAGGCGGTCTGTGGGCTTTTGTTGCTCTCCACGGTGCTTTCGCATTAATAGGTTTTATGTTACGTCAATTTGAACTTGCTCGATCTGTTCAATTGCGACCTTATAATGCAATCGCATTCTCTGGTCCAATTGctgtttttgtttctgtctttctaatTTATCCACTAGGTCAATCTGGTTGGTTCTTTGCGCCTAGTTTTGGTGTAGCGGCTATATTTCGATTCATCCTCTTTTTCCAAGGGTTTCATAATTGGACATTGAACCCATTTCATATGATGGGAGTCGCTGGTGTACTGGGCGCGGCTCTGTTATGCGCTATTCATGGTGCTACTGTAGAAAATACTTTATTTGAAGATGGTGATGGTGCAAATACATTCCGTGCTTTTAACCCAACTCAAGCCGAAGAAACTTATTCAATGGTCACCGCTAACCGCTTTTGGTCACAAATCTTTGGGGTTGCTTTTTCCAATAAACGTTGGTTACATTTCTTTATGTTATTTGTACCAGTAACTGGTTTATGGATGAGTGCTCTTGGAGTAGTCGGTCTAGCTTTGAACCTACGTGCCTATGACTTCGTTTCCCAGGAAATCCGTGCAGCGGAAGATCCGGAATTTGAGACTTTCTAtactaaaaatattcttttaaacgAAGGTATTCGCGCTTGGATGGCGGCTCAAGATCAGCCTCATGAAAACCTTATATTCCCTGAGGAGGTTCTACCACGTGGAAACGCTCTTTAA